Proteins encoded together in one Acholeplasma hippikon window:
- a CDS encoding ABC transporter substrate-binding protein, with the protein MKKVLYGFLLLSLTLLVACTKTNNAPVISGANDTSIVVGTAFDPKAGVTASDKEDGNLTDKIVVTGTVDVNTVATYTLTYSVTDSGDKTTEKIRKVTVTEPNLDGTKYNGVLNLKFADADTKHTFFAAAEKYLLDYMAGGIPYYVANSFSLLADRVTLPVTDYIPSYGWGTRLAEITKDDSQVLGVDGTYGQAGKYTYRDWNNQDFSTLNYWIYDDSVSATYLDFIEGTFFRATLNDARNGWEFVPALAAKAPEAPAASQEIVNGKVTSKVWRVTLRQDLEWAFNSNINTTGFDLKIDANDFYWTYREALTRNFFRAISGGGDFVSEIQGAEGYSKLASEIYGAGGTPTADQLAALDAEWAKVGIKKIDDYTLEFTTKNAKALFDVYYLMGWPAMNEDLYKKHGNQYGTNELTVASSGEYIMNSHESGKVTRYIKNEKYPHASETQWTGWDIYIYNSSEVAFQAFLDGKLESAAIPNARLSEFISDPRLLQTPDATTWRLNVNGLKTVEAQQAQFPGSTYVPEPILGYVEMRKAMYFILDRQALQEDWVPASGLGHTYFSSAYYVDPESGIPYRSTPQGQAVADEYQFESWGFNAGLAQAYFNAAVEKAIAEGFYTAGTAANPTVINLEVRFMQLSTSQATQLRADFVKQEFEKLYDSTNHVKIAVEILDTPFPGIYYDYMMVGEFDVAIDGISGSALDASSFLDVFSSDNRGGFTINWGVDTSLPVIPVEWDHDGNPNTPKITQLFSFDAIATALNGKATIVDGDDVPPVLVPGDYATWTDVKNHLEDFVDVTVLPTFAGEGFQILEDESALGGIWVVLPANYTFAEVKALFEDLGYTYFSAEDYEGEWGAEFAKGSTYVIYGPDWAEGGDSADWAAEYGLVAPTDAEGNLLPSILLY; encoded by the coding sequence ATGAAAAAAGTATTATACGGATTCTTACTTTTATCATTAACATTACTAGTTGCATGTACTAAGACAAACAATGCTCCAGTGATTAGCGGTGCTAACGATACATCTATCGTTGTAGGCACAGCCTTCGACCCTAAAGCAGGCGTTACTGCTTCAGATAAAGAAGACGGCAATCTAACTGACAAAATTGTTGTAACAGGCACAGTAGATGTTAATACAGTAGCTACTTATACACTTACTTACTCAGTAACTGACAGTGGCGACAAAACAACAGAAAAAATTAGAAAAGTGACAGTAACAGAACCAAACTTAGATGGTACAAAATATAATGGCGTACTAAATCTTAAGTTTGCAGATGCGGACACTAAACATACATTCTTCGCAGCTGCAGAAAAATACCTATTAGACTACATGGCTGGTGGTATTCCGTACTACGTTGCTAACTCATTCAGTTTATTAGCTGATCGTGTTACATTACCTGTAACAGATTACATCCCATCATATGGTTGGGGTACAAGATTAGCTGAGATCACTAAAGATGACTCACAAGTTTTAGGTGTTGACGGTACTTATGGTCAAGCTGGTAAATATACTTACCGTGACTGGAATAACCAAGACTTCTCAACATTAAACTACTGGATCTATGATGACTCAGTTTCAGCTACATACTTAGACTTTATCGAAGGTACATTCTTCCGTGCTACATTAAACGATGCTAGAAACGGTTGGGAATTCGTTCCAGCATTAGCTGCTAAAGCTCCTGAAGCTCCAGCTGCTAGCCAAGAAATCGTTAACGGTAAAGTAACATCTAAAGTATGGAGAGTTACATTAAGACAAGACTTAGAATGGGCATTCAACTCAAATATTAATACTACAGGATTTGACTTAAAGATTGATGCTAATGACTTCTACTGGACATACAGAGAAGCATTAACAAGAAACTTCTTCCGTGCAATTTCAGGTGGTGGTGACTTCGTATCAGAAATCCAAGGAGCAGAAGGTTATTCTAAATTAGCTTCTGAAATCTATGGTGCTGGTGGTACTCCAACAGCTGATCAATTAGCTGCATTAGACGCTGAATGGGCTAAAGTTGGTATCAAGAAGATTGATGACTACACATTAGAGTTCACAACTAAGAATGCTAAAGCATTATTCGATGTGTACTACTTAATGGGATGGCCAGCAATGAACGAAGATTTATATAAAAAACATGGCAACCAATATGGTACAAACGAATTAACAGTTGCTTCATCTGGTGAATACATCATGAATTCACACGAATCAGGTAAAGTAACAAGATACATTAAGAATGAGAAATATCCTCATGCTTCAGAAACTCAATGGACTGGTTGGGATATCTATATCTACAACTCATCAGAAGTTGCGTTCCAAGCATTCTTAGATGGTAAATTAGAATCAGCAGCAATTCCAAATGCTCGTTTATCTGAATTTATCTCAGATCCAAGATTATTACAAACTCCAGATGCTACAACTTGGAGATTAAACGTAAACGGTCTTAAGACTGTTGAAGCTCAACAAGCTCAATTCCCTGGTTCAACTTATGTTCCAGAACCAATCTTAGGCTATGTTGAAATGAGAAAAGCTATGTACTTCATCTTAGATAGACAAGCGCTACAAGAAGACTGGGTACCAGCTTCAGGTTTAGGTCATACTTACTTCTCATCTGCATACTATGTAGATCCAGAATCAGGTATTCCTTACCGTTCAACTCCTCAAGGTCAAGCAGTAGCTGACGAATATCAATTCGAATCTTGGGGCTTCAACGCAGGTTTAGCACAAGCTTACTTCAATGCAGCAGTAGAAAAAGCAATCGCTGAAGGTTTCTACACTGCAGGTACAGCAGCTAACCCAACAGTTATTAACTTAGAAGTTAGATTCATGCAATTATCAACTTCACAAGCTACACAATTACGTGCAGACTTCGTGAAACAAGAATTTGAAAAACTATATGATTCAACTAACCATGTTAAGATTGCAGTAGAAATCTTAGATACTCCATTCCCTGGAATCTACTATGATTACATGATGGTTGGTGAATTCGATGTTGCTATCGATGGTATCTCAGGTTCAGCATTAGATGCATCTTCATTCTTAGATGTATTCTCATCAGACAACCGTGGTGGATTCACAATTAACTGGGGTGTTGATACTTCATTACCAGTAATTCCAGTTGAATGGGATCATGACGGAAATCCAAATACTCCAAAGATCACTCAATTATTCTCATTTGATGCGATTGCTACAGCCTTAAATGGTAAAGCTACAATCGTTGATGGTGATGATGTTCCACCAGTATTAGTACCTGGTGATTATGCAACTTGGACAGATGTTAAGAATCACTTAGAAGACTTCGTTGATGTGACTGTTTTACCTACATTTGCAGGTGAAGGATTCCAAATCTTAGAAGATGAATCAGCATTAGGTGGAATCTGGGTAGTATTACCAGCTAACTACACATTTGCTGAAGTTAAAGCATTATTCGAAGATTTAGGATACACTTACTTCTCGGCTGAAGATTATGAAGGTGAGTGGGGAGCTGAATTTGCTAAAGGAAGCACATATGTTATCTATGGTCCAGACTGGGCTGAAGGTGGAGATAGTGCTGACTGGGCAGCAGAATACGGCTTAGTTGCTCCAACAGATGCTGAAGGTAACTTATTACCATCAATCTTACTTTACTAA
- a CDS encoding ABC transporter permease has protein sequence MLRYFLTRLLWVFIVLMSILTITFVFLKIQPEYPPTKYDDKKAWLVRNWNDGYMTRLVIDIDYKPTPDSEPLTPAELKALQAQYEANPKLYTIYTDQDINKPIRVLWVFERVPVAKQYGEWLRNVFTKFDWGVSTKIQMNVDATTVLNRSFGYTIGINLLVILFQIPFGLFLGITAAMKKDKLFDNIVSVIIMVFISLPSFVVIMLLMKWFGSDLGWLPYTWAAKDMPLAQRMLSHVIPVASLSLGGIASLSRRVRAELADGLTQDFVLLARTKGLSKRQAIYRHALRISLTPILPGLMFSFVGLFGGAGITEQVYGIPGAGWVFLQATLGGQPDYNVIMYDTAFFGFIGLFTGILIDMSYGLVDPRIKMGASNG, from the coding sequence ATGTTAAGATATTTTCTTACAAGATTATTATGGGTGTTTATAGTCTTAATGTCCATCTTAACAATTACATTCGTATTCTTAAAAATCCAACCAGAATATCCGCCTACTAAATATGACGATAAAAAGGCATGGTTAGTAAGAAACTGGAACGATGGTTATATGACTAGATTAGTAATTGACATAGATTATAAACCTACGCCAGATTCAGAGCCATTAACTCCGGCAGAGTTAAAAGCTTTACAAGCACAATATGAGGCTAATCCAAAATTATATACAATCTATACAGATCAAGACATAAATAAACCAATCAGAGTACTCTGGGTTTTTGAACGTGTTCCTGTGGCTAAACAATATGGTGAATGGTTAAGAAACGTATTCACTAAATTTGACTGGGGTGTTTCAACGAAGATTCAAATGAATGTTGATGCAACTACAGTTTTAAATCGTTCATTTGGTTACACAATTGGTATTAACCTTTTAGTTATTCTTTTCCAAATTCCATTTGGATTATTCTTAGGTATTACCGCAGCTATGAAGAAAGACAAATTATTTGATAATATCGTTTCTGTTATTATCATGGTCTTTATTTCATTACCAAGTTTCGTAGTTATTATGTTATTAATGAAATGGTTTGGTTCTGACTTAGGTTGGTTACCATATACATGGGCAGCTAAGGATATGCCACTAGCGCAACGTATGTTGAGCCACGTTATCCCGGTTGCATCATTATCATTAGGTGGTATTGCAAGTTTATCAAGACGTGTTAGAGCTGAGTTAGCAGATGGTTTAACTCAAGATTTCGTTTTACTTGCAAGAACAAAAGGTCTTTCAAAGAGACAAGCAATTTACAGACATGCTTTACGTATCTCATTAACACCAATCCTACCAGGCTTAATGTTCAGCTTTGTTGGTTTATTTGGTGGTGCAGGTATTACTGAACAAGTTTATGGTATCCCAGGTGCTGGATGGGTCTTCCTACAAGCAACACTTGGTGGACAACCAGACTATAACGTAATCATGTATGACACTGCATTCTTCGGGTTCATCGGTTTATTCACAGGTATCTTAATTGATATGTCTTATGGATTAGTCGACCCAAGAATCAAGATGGGAGCTTCAAATGGATAA
- a CDS encoding ABC transporter permease, which produces MDKRIDQSKFQFVDINEKIFDAKFEGKPRSFLKDAMVRFAKNKLNLIATTIVAMVIFLSIFVPILTPKDYSSANNANMRYLPPRVPLLEKIGILDGTIKVKSANVDFDNYVLINPAEDDVFENRLFYPKSDQFNNYDKNFIKSGSLVNFHEYGNNKTPEYLGGTNDIILNNRQAHIVMYNTNVSFAENTLVKVTLNSIAENGKLTIYIKPNNLTELLPEGMLETDPESLAYYVKLGEITEATEEAVELLVEDTVSGKLAIVFESPESRDRVSINSISFDFPEGKGQDIEFEGYTLSQWSSITMTGFGGTWIRNNAYTIKAAFTYYKYNDIFANRLATISNVEYEAILEKNPEMRDAIVYNDPADPKKGWKFEGGPFELVEVVSYTTPITGPDGQPYFSYRVLKNGLLASGYTETPFFLFGTDGKGRDLFAEVWLSLRTSLLLGVIVSVINIVIGIVWGSISGYFGGTIDFAMERFVEVLSAFPGLTVLTILYIEFGAGFGLLLIYLTYSGWIGVAGMTRIQFYRYRGREYVLASRTLGASDARLIFKHILPNGLGYIITSVILSVPSMILTEASLSYLGFGLGESSTLNFGLFKLSGLSLGIILYEGQNNMTTPGRFYLVLIPAIIIIIIMIAFNLFGNALRDAMNPSLRGQE; this is translated from the coding sequence ATGGATAAGAGAATTGATCAATCAAAATTCCAATTCGTTGATATTAATGAAAAAATCTTCGATGCAAAGTTTGAAGGAAAACCACGTTCATTCTTAAAGGATGCGATGGTTCGCTTTGCGAAAAATAAATTAAACCTAATTGCCACAACAATTGTAGCAATGGTTATATTCCTATCAATTTTTGTACCAATCCTAACACCTAAGGATTACTCATCTGCAAATAATGCAAACATGAGATATTTACCTCCAAGAGTTCCATTACTAGAAAAAATTGGTATTTTAGATGGAACAATTAAAGTGAAGAGCGCTAACGTAGATTTTGATAACTATGTTTTAATCAATCCTGCTGAAGATGATGTATTTGAAAATAGGTTATTCTATCCAAAGAGTGATCAATTCAACAACTATGACAAAAACTTCATTAAGAGCGGTTCATTAGTAAACTTCCATGAATATGGTAATAATAAAACACCTGAATATTTAGGTGGTACAAATGATATTATCTTAAATAATAGACAAGCACACATTGTAATGTACAATACAAATGTTTCGTTTGCTGAGAATACATTAGTTAAAGTAACATTAAACTCAATTGCAGAAAATGGTAAATTAACTATTTACATTAAACCAAATAATTTAACAGAATTATTACCTGAAGGTATGCTTGAAACAGACCCAGAAAGTTTAGCATATTATGTTAAATTAGGTGAAATTACTGAAGCAACTGAAGAAGCAGTTGAACTTTTAGTTGAAGATACTGTATCTGGTAAATTAGCAATCGTCTTTGAATCTCCTGAATCAAGAGATAGAGTTTCAATTAACTCAATTTCATTTGATTTCCCAGAAGGTAAAGGACAAGATATTGAATTTGAAGGCTATACTTTATCACAATGGTCTTCAATTACAATGACAGGATTTGGTGGTACATGGATTAGAAATAATGCGTATACTATTAAAGCTGCATTTACATATTATAAATATAATGATATCTTTGCAAACAGATTAGCAACAATCTCAAACGTTGAATATGAAGCAATCTTAGAGAAAAACCCAGAAATGCGAGATGCAATCGTTTATAACGATCCTGCTGATCCTAAGAAGGGTTGGAAATTTGAAGGTGGTCCTTTCGAATTAGTAGAAGTTGTTTCATATACTACTCCAATTACTGGACCAGATGGTCAACCTTACTTCTCATATAGAGTTCTTAAAAATGGTTTATTAGCATCAGGTTACACTGAAACTCCATTCTTCCTATTTGGAACAGATGGTAAAGGCCGTGACTTATTTGCTGAAGTTTGGTTATCATTACGTACTTCATTATTACTTGGTGTTATTGTATCAGTGATTAACATCGTTATCGGTATTGTCTGGGGTTCTATCTCAGGTTACTTTGGAGGTACAATTGACTTTGCAATGGAACGTTTCGTTGAAGTCTTAAGTGCATTCCCAGGGTTAACCGTATTAACAATTCTTTATATTGAATTTGGTGCTGGTTTTGGATTACTATTAATCTACTTAACATACTCTGGATGGATTGGCGTTGCGGGTATGACTCGTATCCAGTTCTATCGATATAGAGGTAGAGAATATGTATTAGCATCTAGAACACTTGGTGCAAGTGATGCTCGATTAATCTTCAAGCATATCTTACCAAATGGTTTAGGCTATATTATTACATCAGTTATCTTATCAGTTCCATCAATGATCCTAACAGAAGCATCATTATCTTATTTAGGTTTTGGTCTAGGTGAATCTTCAACATTAAACTTTGGTTTATTTAAACTTTCAGGTTTATCATTAGGTATCATTCTTTATGAAGGACAAAACAACATGACAACTCCAGGAAGATTCTACTTAGTATTAATTCCTGCGATTATTATCATTATTATCATGATCGCGTTCAACTTATTCGGTAATGCTTTACGTGATGCAATGAATCCATCATTAAGGGGGCAAGAATAA
- a CDS encoding oligopeptide/dipeptide ABC transporter ATP-binding protein has product MILNGKRKENKIKELYNAEEVAYTNAILRLNEIKADASFDKATKKAEIAKIKAVISETKVKLIEAKKKAKETIEEEYVQYKEQYLKEKELYISTFKNGKAELQAKLAASQKGTPQYIEILKQLRNEYSTARYRRELFLIKDAYLRKIKVTHYEAKLEAYKIMKEVGIPEPEKRFKMYPFQFSGGMKQRIVIAIALMAQPEILICDEPTTALDVTIQAQILELIKDIKKRRNLSVVFITHNLGVVANIADRVAVMYAGKIVEYGTLDDVFYDPKHPYTWALMSSMPDINSKDKLQTIPGTPPNMLFPPKGDAFAQRNKYAMAIDFEEQPPMFKVSETHYAATWLLHPDAPKLEMPDVIKERIVAMKEEIKRLGGK; this is encoded by the coding sequence ATGATTTTAAATGGTAAGAGAAAAGAAAATAAAATAAAAGAATTATATAATGCTGAAGAAGTTGCTTATACAAATGCAATCCTAAGATTAAATGAAATCAAAGCGGATGCTTCATTTGATAAAGCAACTAAGAAAGCAGAAATCGCTAAGATTAAAGCAGTTATTAGTGAAACTAAAGTTAAATTAATTGAAGCGAAGAAAAAAGCTAAAGAAACAATTGAAGAAGAATATGTTCAATATAAAGAACAATATCTAAAAGAAAAAGAATTATACATTTCTACATTTAAGAATGGTAAGGCTGAATTACAAGCTAAGTTGGCTGCATCTCAAAAGGGAACTCCCCAATATATTGAAATCTTAAAACAATTAAGAAATGAATATTCAACTGCAAGATATCGTAGAGAATTATTCTTAATCAAAGATGCTTATTTAAGAAAAATTAAAGTAACACATTATGAAGCAAAATTAGAAGCTTATAAGATCATGAAAGAAGTTGGAATTCCTGAACCTGAAAAGCGTTTCAAGATGTATCCATTTCAATTTTCTGGTGGTATGAAGCAAAGAATCGTTATTGCAATTGCATTAATGGCTCAACCTGAAATCTTAATCTGTGATGAACCAACAACTGCCTTAGACGTTACAATCCAAGCACAAATTCTTGAATTAATCAAAGATATTAAGAAGAGACGTAACCTAAGTGTTGTATTTATTACCCATAACTTAGGTGTAGTTGCTAATATTGCTGATCGTGTAGCGGTTATGTATGCTGGTAAAATTGTTGAATATGGTACTTTAGATGATGTTTTCTATGATCCAAAACACCCATATACTTGGGCATTAATGAGTTCAATGCCAGATATCAACTCTAAAGATAAATTACAAACAATTCCTGGTACACCACCAAATATGTTATTCCCACCTAAAGGTGATGCATTTGCACAAAGAAACAAATATGCAATGGCAATCGATTTTGAAGAACAACCTCCAATGTTTAAAGTAAGTGAAACTCACTATGCTGCAACTTGGTTGTTACATCCAGACGCACCTAAATTAGAAATGCCAGATGTAATTAAAGAAAGAATTGTCGCTATGAAAGAAGAAATCAAGCGTTTAGGAGGTAAATAA
- a CDS encoding DUF3899 domain-containing protein, with translation MSKFIRYSIITLSIALASTLIFWLVYGFEMRLDYISNSIFVIAISVLCVSVIMFTGATRVFLGFSYTSKMWLNSKKTKEEYGNFKEYYDEKSPSHKKDTLDIIVICLIYILVAIFLISI, from the coding sequence ATGAGTAAATTTATAAGATATTCAATCATTACCTTATCTATCGCGCTTGCATCAACATTGATATTCTGGCTAGTTTATGGATTTGAAATGAGATTAGATTATATATCTAACTCAATCTTCGTCATTGCAATTTCAGTTCTTTGTGTTTCAGTCATTATGTTTACTGGGGCAACAAGAGTTTTCTTAGGATTTTCTTACACATCAAAAATGTGGTTAAATTCAAAAAAGACAAAAGAAGAATATGGAAACTTTAAAGAATACTATGATGAAAAATCACCTAGTCATAAAAAGGATACTTTAGATATAATTGTGATTTGTTTGATTTATATCTTAGTCGCAATCTTTTTAATCAGTATATAA